The following coding sequences lie in one Desulfitibacter alkalitolerans DSM 16504 genomic window:
- a CDS encoding type II secretion system F family protein → MTFIQLIACIGMIAGAFILLGISPIAFTDGLFGFLIKRPKSIKDEINEATKRKRPSFLRREIIEAQEILALTGRSSRFSLICACSLLLFAIGVSIAILLQNVFLVPVLALGLMFLPFWYIKLTVTHYKKNIAAELETALSIITTAYLRNEDIVTAVEENMQYLNPPVRNVFAGFLTQVRLINPDVDAALKTMKTKIDNEVFREWCDAITACQYDRSLKTTLTPIVSKLSDMRIVNAELEYLVFEPRKEFIIMALLVIGNIPLMYFLNKSWYNTLMHTFVGQFILAICAAAIFISTAFVIKLTKPIEYRR, encoded by the coding sequence ATGACTTTTATTCAGCTCATCGCTTGCATCGGCATGATTGCCGGTGCTTTTATCTTGCTTGGAATCTCGCCTATAGCGTTCACGGACGGCCTGTTTGGCTTTTTGATCAAAAGACCCAAAAGCATCAAGGATGAAATCAACGAGGCCACCAAGCGCAAGCGCCCTTCCTTCCTCCGCAGGGAGATTATAGAAGCGCAGGAAATTCTCGCGCTGACCGGACGAAGCAGCCGCTTCTCCCTGATCTGTGCTTGTTCGCTCTTGTTGTTTGCTATAGGCGTAAGTATTGCCATTCTGCTGCAGAATGTGTTCCTCGTCCCTGTCCTTGCGCTGGGCCTGATGTTCCTGCCATTTTGGTATATCAAACTGACTGTCACCCACTACAAGAAGAATATTGCTGCAGAGTTGGAAACGGCGCTGTCCATCATCACCACGGCTTACCTGCGAAACGAGGACATTGTGACCGCCGTGGAGGAAAATATGCAATACTTAAACCCGCCGGTGCGCAATGTGTTTGCCGGGTTTCTAACACAGGTGAGGCTCATCAACCCCGATGTGGATGCGGCACTGAAAACTATGAAGACCAAGATTGACAACGAAGTGTTCCGCGAGTGGTGTGATGCCATTACCGCATGCCAGTATGACCGGAGTCTCAAGACAACGCTGACCCCCATTGTCAGCAAGCTCTCCGATATGCGGATCGTCAACGCGGAGTTGGAATATCTCGTGTTCGAGCCTCGCAAGGAATTCATCATCATGGCGCTCCTTGTTATCGGCAACATTCCCTTGATGTATTTCCTCAATAAGTCTTGGTATAACACGTTAATGCACACTTTTGTTGGGCAGTTTATCCTTGCCATCTGTGCGGCGGCAATTTTTATTTCCACCGCCTTTGTTATTAAGCTCACCAAGCCCATTGAGTACAGGAGGTAG
- a CDS encoding type II toxin-antitoxin system prevent-host-death family antitoxin yields MINIKPSAAIRKNYNEISELCKKSGQPVYLTKNGEGDLVVMDIEAFARRESMLRLRENLVAAEESRLSGKSGYSIDEVSSMMKAAIKEVLDGQRG; encoded by the coding sequence ATGATTAATATAAAGCCATCAGCTGCAATTCGAAAAAACTACAACGAGATTTCCGAGCTGTGCAAGAAGTCCGGACAGCCTGTGTACCTGACCAAAAACGGTGAGGGTGATTTGGTGGTGATGGATATTGAAGCCTTTGCCAGACGCGAAAGCATGCTGCGCCTCAGAGAAAATCTGGTCGCAGCCGAGGAAAGCCGGTTAAGCGGCAAAAGCGGTTATTCCATTGACGAGGTATCTTCCATGATGAAAGCAGCCATCAAGGAGGTACTGGATGGACAGCGAGGGTAA
- a CDS encoding type II toxin-antitoxin system RelE/ParE family toxin: MDSEGKIYKVIISDEAAQMLVSHSRFLAQVSEKAVLDLVAEFSAKAKSLEEFPERNPWLSDPYIPAGKYRKLLMGKRYLLIYQIKGDTVYVDYVVDCRQDYGWLL; this comes from the coding sequence ATGGACAGCGAGGGTAAAATATACAAAGTGATTATCTCCGATGAGGCGGCGCAGATGCTGGTATCTCACTCCCGCTTTCTGGCCCAGGTTAGTGAAAAAGCCGTACTAGATCTCGTAGCTGAGTTCAGCGCGAAAGCAAAATCTCTGGAGGAATTTCCGGAGCGAAACCCTTGGCTCTCCGATCCTTACATTCCTGCCGGTAAGTACAGAAAACTCCTTATGGGCAAACGGTATCTGCTCATTTACCAGATAAAGGGCGATACCGTTTATGTGGATTATGTGGTGGACTGCAGGCAGGATTACGGCTGGCTGTTGTAA
- a CDS encoding type II toxin-antitoxin system Phd/YefM family antitoxin translates to MNINTNSLVSITEANQNFSKVARLVDENGVAVILKNNVPRYIITEFSEFQAEEMAVDEDVKSIARRLITKHRAAFEELAK, encoded by the coding sequence ATGAATATCAACACAAACAGCCTTGTATCCATTACCGAGGCCAATCAGAATTTTTCCAAGGTGGCGCGCTTGGTTGATGAGAATGGTGTTGCGGTCATTTTGAAAAACAATGTGCCGCGTTATATTATCACAGAGTTCAGTGAATTTCAGGCTGAGGAAATGGCGGTTGACGAGGATGTGAAAAGTATAGCCCGCCGCCTGATCACAAAACACCGGGCGGCGTTTGAGGAACTGGCTAAATGA
- a CDS encoding type II toxin-antitoxin system death-on-curing family toxin → MKRLSIPQIVMMHSALIKETGGLDGIRDENLLDSAVNAPFQTFGGEYVYKTLEAKAARLGYSLVKNHPFVDGNKRIGMLAMLVFLEINGIELTCSDQDIIETGLKLAAGEMDDKQLLEWILRHN, encoded by the coding sequence ATGAAAAGATTAAGCATCCCGCAAATCGTGATGATGCACAGTGCGTTGATCAAGGAAACCGGAGGATTGGACGGGATTCGTGACGAGAACCTGCTGGACTCGGCGGTCAACGCTCCATTTCAGACCTTTGGCGGTGAATATGTATATAAAACACTGGAGGCGAAGGCGGCGCGTTTGGGGTATTCTTTAGTAAAAAATCATCCCTTTGTTGATGGCAACAAGAGAATCGGAATGCTTGCCATGCTGGTTTTTCTGGAAATCAATGGCATCGAGCTAACATGTTCGGATCAGGATATTATCGAAACCGGCTTAAAGCTTGCCGCCGGCGAGATGGATGATAAGCAACTCTTGGAATGGATTCTACGGCATAATTAA
- a CDS encoding DUF4320 family protein — MLEKLGNKRGEGYIDVAVLVLCAMLVIALAVKVFPVYIAKSQLDTFASELCREAEIAGRVGSETSMRAQVLREKTGLDPAISWSKTGKIQLNEEFTVTVSMQTDIGLFGGFGSFPITLTAQATGKSEVYWKK, encoded by the coding sequence GTGTTAGAAAAGCTGGGGAATAAACGCGGAGAAGGGTATATCGATGTAGCGGTACTGGTACTTTGCGCCATGCTTGTCATTGCTCTTGCCGTCAAGGTGTTTCCGGTCTACATCGCCAAGAGCCAACTTGACACCTTTGCCTCAGAACTTTGCAGAGAAGCAGAGATTGCAGGCAGGGTCGGCAGCGAAACCAGCATGCGGGCGCAGGTCCTGCGGGAAAAAACAGGACTTGATCCCGCCATTTCATGGTCAAAGACCGGCAAAATCCAGCTCAATGAAGAGTTCACGGTGACCGTTTCCATGCAGACCGACATCGGACTCTTTGGCGGTTTCGGCTCCTTTCCCATTACCTTGACCGCACAGGCGACAGGCAAAAGCGAGGTGTATTGGAAAAAATGA
- a CDS encoding DUF6550 family protein, with protein MKNITDKTKKWLTIAGLGIVCVALVIAISSQFKTQTPVDDVIASPTAVTDNENNPAIDTGDKAEEKEVVIQANEPVAAPTDDTAAKTDQPVQNLQPEVTKPAAPTESQKIDKTQKPNGEKVDNVKAVDHDSVKKPNTTQSGEPQGGEKKDGKVYLPGFGWVTETGGSGTTVDGDGDINKQVGKMD; from the coding sequence ATGAAGAATATAACTGACAAGACAAAGAAATGGCTGACCATCGCCGGACTTGGCATTGTGTGCGTGGCGCTGGTTATTGCAATATCCTCTCAATTTAAGACGCAAACACCGGTGGATGATGTGATAGCTTCGCCGACTGCAGTTACAGATAATGAGAACAATCCAGCCATCGACACCGGTGATAAGGCAGAAGAAAAAGAAGTGGTCATCCAGGCCAACGAACCGGTTGCAGCGCCGACCGATGACACAGCGGCTAAGACCGATCAGCCGGTACAGAATCTTCAGCCGGAAGTGACCAAACCGGCAGCGCCGACAGAAAGCCAAAAGATCGACAAAACCCAAAAGCCCAACGGAGAAAAGGTTGACAATGTGAAAGCGGTAGACCATGACAGTGTAAAAAAACCAAATACCACGCAGTCCGGTGAGCCGCAGGGCGGTGAGAAAAAAGACGGCAAGGTTTATCTTCCCGGCTTCGGATGGGTAACTGAAACAGGAGGTTCGGGTACAACAGTAGACGGTGATGGTGATATCAATAAACAAGTTGGAAAAATGGATTAG